One region of Quercus lobata isolate SW786 chromosome 2, ValleyOak3.0 Primary Assembly, whole genome shotgun sequence genomic DNA includes:
- the LOC115960174 gene encoding pentatricopeptide repeat-containing protein At1g08070, chloroplastic-like, producing the protein MAQSASPPHSNANNLHFPYTLFSQIQNPNIFAWNFMFKAYSHSNSNSNTTASPQQCISLYNLMRRRFGLFPDCHSFPFLFKACARLSLSHKVQELHSLTFKLGLQHDVFVQNALLSMYSFCGLLHNARQVFDEIPLSVRDVVSWNSMVSGCIQGRCYWDALKVFDEMLKYDVNARPDEVTLINALTACARIGFLDMGRKIHGLLVRNEFVSQSYPILTEVLKQ; encoded by the coding sequence ATGGCACAATCAGCCTCTCCTCCACACTCCAATGCCAACAATCTCCACTTCCCTTACACCCTTTTCTCTCAAATTCAGAACCCCAATATCTTCGCCTGGAATTTCATGTTCAAAGCTTACTCACACAGTAACAGTAACAGTAACACTACTGCTTCACCACAACAATGCATCTCTCTTTACAATCTCATGCGCCGCCGTTTCGGGCTTTTCCCGGATTGCCATTCTTTCCCTTTCCTCTTCAAAGCTTGTGCCCGTCTCTCACTTTCCCACAAAGTTCAAGAGCTTCACTCCCTCACGTTCAAACTCGGTCTCCAACACGATGTCTTCGTCCAAAATGCTTTGCTTTCCATGTACTCCTTTTGCGGCTTGCTTCATAATGCTCGCCAAGTCTTCGATGAAATACCACTCTCTGTTCGTGATGTGGTGTCTTGGAACAGTATGGTTTCTGGGTGTATACAAGGACGTTGTTATTGGGATGCCTTGaaggtgtttgatgaaatgctcaAGTATGATGTTAATGCAAGGCCGGATGAGGTTACTCTTATCAATGCTCTCACCGCTTGTGCAAGGATTGGATTTCTCGACATGGGTCGTAAAATCCATGGATTACTTGTACGAAATGAATTTGTTTCTCAATCCTATCCTATTCTCACAGAAGTtcttaagcaataa
- the LOC115977815 gene encoding uncharacterized protein LOC115977815, which produces MGACFSSVKSQPSQPSAKVISTNGILREYPVPINVSQLLESEDCLCSSYFVCNSDRLYYEDYIPVLDLNVELEANQIYFVLPVSKLQQRLTASDMAALAVKASVAIQNASTKDGFRRKKARISPVLLVNRSASSENYSKINDGFEYNSNMNKPFVVDAKTVGVAGAGKLSRAGSVRKLQRFTSKRAKLAVRSFRLRLSTIHEGTDV; this is translated from the coding sequence ATGGGTGCTTGCTTCTCTTCAGTGAAGTCTCAGCCATCTCAGCCATCTGCTAAGGTGATCTCCACCAACGGTATTCTTCGCGAGTATCCTGTCCCTATAAACGTCTCTCAACTTCTTGAATCCGAGGATTGCTTGTGTTCCTCGTACTTCGTTTGCAATTCCGACCGTTTGTATTACGAAGATTACATTCCTGTCTTGGATTTGAATGTCGAACTTGAGGCCAACCAGATCTACTTTGTTCTTCCTGTGTCTAAGCTTCAACAACGTTTGACTGCATCTGATATGGCCGCTTTGGCTGTTAAAGCCAGCGTGGCTATACAAAACGCGTCGACCAAGGACGGTTTTCGCCGCAAAAAGGCTCGCATATCTCCGGTCCTTTTGGTTAATCGATCGGCTTCTTCTGAAAATTATAGCAAGATTAATGATGGATTTGAGTATAATAGTAACATGAATAAGCCCTTTGTTGTTGATGCTAAGACTGTGGGTGTAGCTGGTGCTGGTAAATTATCTCGAGCTGGGTCAGTCAGAAAGTTGCAGAGATTTACTTCTAAAAGGGCTAAGTTGGCTGTTCGATCGTTTAGACTCAGATTGAGCACAATTCATGAAGGCACAGAtgtctag